Proteins encoded within one genomic window of Balaenoptera musculus isolate JJ_BM4_2016_0621 chromosome 12, mBalMus1.pri.v3, whole genome shotgun sequence:
- the TMEM181 gene encoding transmembrane protein 181 isoform X1, whose product MDAEYPAFEPPLCSELKHLCKRLQEAYRELKEDLTPFRDDRYYRLAPMRLYTLSKRHFVLVFVVFFICFGLTVFVGIRGPKVIQTSAANFSLNNSKELKPVQILSNPLSTYNQQLWLTCVVELDHSKETAIQTNFTMTVKVDGVGQDGTTMFVHNKVHNRTRTLTCAGKCAEIIVAHLSYLNYTQYTVTVGFKHLKERIKEMNFTWKTYDPAFSHLEIWFRFVFVVLTFVVTCLFAHSLRKFSMRDWSIEQKWMSVLLPLLLLYNDPFLPLSFLVNSWFPGMLDDLFQSVFLCALLLFWLCVYHGIRLQGERKCLTFYLPKFFIVGLLWLACVTLGIWQTINELHDPMYQYRVDTGNFQGMKVFFMVVAAMYILYLLFLIVRACSELRHMPYVDLRLKFLTALTFVVLIISIVILYLRFGAQVLQDNFVAELSTHYQNSAEFLSFYGLLNFYLYTLAFVYSPSKNALYESQLKDNPAFSMLNDSDDDVIYGSDYEEMPLQNGQAIRAQYKEGSESD is encoded by the exons GCTGGCGCCCATGAGGCTGTACACGCTCTCCAAGCGCCACTTCGTCCTCGTGTTCGTCGTCTTCTTCATCTGTTTCGGCCTGACCGTCTTCGTCGGGATCAGAG GACCCAAAGTGATCCAGACTTCTGCAGCTAATTTTTCACTAAATAATAGCAAAGAG cTAAAGCCAGTTCAAATACTTTCAAACCCGCTGTCTACATATAATCAGCAACTATGGCTGACATGTGTTGTCGAGTTGGATCATTCAAAAG aaACAGCTATTCAGACCAACTTCACCATGACTGTTAAGGTCGATGGTGTAGGGCAGGACGGGACCACCATGTTCGTTCATAATAAAGTTCACAATCGGACAAGGACCCTCACATGTGCAGGG AAATGTGCAGAAATTATTGTGGCTCACCTCAGCTACTTGAATTACACTCAATATACAGTGACTGTGGGATTCAAACACCTGAAGGAACGCATCAAGGAAATGAACTTCACC TGGAAGACTTACGACCCTGCATTTTCCCACTTGGAAATTTGGTTCCGATTCGTCTTTGTGGTGCTTACCTTCGTTGTCACT TGCCTGTTCGCTCACTCCCTCCGCAAGTTTTCCATGCGAGACTGGAGCATCGAGCAGAAGTGGATGTCCGTTCTCCTGCCTCTGCTGCTGCTTTACAACG ACCCGTTCTTGCCCCTCTCCTTCCTGGTGAACAGCTGGTTCCCGGGAATGCTGGATGACCTCTTCCAGTCTGTGTTCCTGTGTGCCCTGCTGCTCTTCTGGCTGTGCGTGTACCACGGGATCCGGCTGCAG ggggaaaGGAAGTGCTTGACTTTCTATTTGCCTAAATTCTTCATTGTTGGACTATTGTGGTTGGCCTGTGTTACCCTCGGAATATGGCAGAC AATTAATGAATTACATGATCCAATGTACCAGTATCGAGTTGACACAGGAAATTTTCAG GGAATGAAGGTTTTCTTCATGGTGGTGGCCGCCATGTACATCTTATACCTTTTGTTCCTGATCGTGCGGGCCTGCTCCGAGCTGCGGCACATGCCTTATGTAG atCTCAGGTTGAAATTTTTGACAGCATTGACTTTTGTAGTGCTTATCATTAG CATCGTCATCCTTTATTTAAGGTTCGGAGCACAAGTATTACAAGACAATTTTGTAGCTGAACTGTCAACTCACTACCAGAATT CAGCTGAATTCTTATCTTTCTACGGCTTGTTGAACTTTTACCTCTACACTTTGGCCTTTGTGTATTCGCCCTCGAAGAACGCCCTGTACG AGTCCCAGCTGAAGGACAATCCCGCCTTCTCCATGCTCAACGACTCGGACGACGACGTGATATACGG GAGTGACTATGAAGAGATGCCCCTGCAGAATGGCCAGGCCATCCGGGCCCAGTACAAGGAGGGGTCTGAGAGTGACTGA
- the TMEM181 gene encoding transmembrane protein 181 isoform X3: MEPLAPMRLYTLSKRHFVLVFVVFFICFGLTVFVGIRGPKVIQTSAANFSLNNSKELKPVQILSNPLSTYNQQLWLTCVVELDHSKETAIQTNFTMTVKVDGVGQDGTTMFVHNKVHNRTRTLTCAGKCAEIIVAHLSYLNYTQYTVTVGFKHLKERIKEMNFTWKTYDPAFSHLEIWFRFVFVVLTFVVTCLFAHSLRKFSMRDWSIEQKWMSVLLPLLLLYNDPFLPLSFLVNSWFPGMLDDLFQSVFLCALLLFWLCVYHGIRLQGERKCLTFYLPKFFIVGLLWLACVTLGIWQTINELHDPMYQYRVDTGNFQGMKVFFMVVAAMYILYLLFLIVRACSELRHMPYVDLRLKFLTALTFVVLIISIVILYLRFGAQVLQDNFVAELSTHYQNSAEFLSFYGLLNFYLYTLAFVYSPSKNALYESQLKDNPAFSMLNDSDDDVIYGSDYEEMPLQNGQAIRAQYKEGSESD, from the exons GCTGGCGCCCATGAGGCTGTACACGCTCTCCAAGCGCCACTTCGTCCTCGTGTTCGTCGTCTTCTTCATCTGTTTCGGCCTGACCGTCTTCGTCGGGATCAGAG GACCCAAAGTGATCCAGACTTCTGCAGCTAATTTTTCACTAAATAATAGCAAAGAG cTAAAGCCAGTTCAAATACTTTCAAACCCGCTGTCTACATATAATCAGCAACTATGGCTGACATGTGTTGTCGAGTTGGATCATTCAAAAG aaACAGCTATTCAGACCAACTTCACCATGACTGTTAAGGTCGATGGTGTAGGGCAGGACGGGACCACCATGTTCGTTCATAATAAAGTTCACAATCGGACAAGGACCCTCACATGTGCAGGG AAATGTGCAGAAATTATTGTGGCTCACCTCAGCTACTTGAATTACACTCAATATACAGTGACTGTGGGATTCAAACACCTGAAGGAACGCATCAAGGAAATGAACTTCACC TGGAAGACTTACGACCCTGCATTTTCCCACTTGGAAATTTGGTTCCGATTCGTCTTTGTGGTGCTTACCTTCGTTGTCACT TGCCTGTTCGCTCACTCCCTCCGCAAGTTTTCCATGCGAGACTGGAGCATCGAGCAGAAGTGGATGTCCGTTCTCCTGCCTCTGCTGCTGCTTTACAACG ACCCGTTCTTGCCCCTCTCCTTCCTGGTGAACAGCTGGTTCCCGGGAATGCTGGATGACCTCTTCCAGTCTGTGTTCCTGTGTGCCCTGCTGCTCTTCTGGCTGTGCGTGTACCACGGGATCCGGCTGCAG ggggaaaGGAAGTGCTTGACTTTCTATTTGCCTAAATTCTTCATTGTTGGACTATTGTGGTTGGCCTGTGTTACCCTCGGAATATGGCAGAC AATTAATGAATTACATGATCCAATGTACCAGTATCGAGTTGACACAGGAAATTTTCAG GGAATGAAGGTTTTCTTCATGGTGGTGGCCGCCATGTACATCTTATACCTTTTGTTCCTGATCGTGCGGGCCTGCTCCGAGCTGCGGCACATGCCTTATGTAG atCTCAGGTTGAAATTTTTGACAGCATTGACTTTTGTAGTGCTTATCATTAG CATCGTCATCCTTTATTTAAGGTTCGGAGCACAAGTATTACAAGACAATTTTGTAGCTGAACTGTCAACTCACTACCAGAATT CAGCTGAATTCTTATCTTTCTACGGCTTGTTGAACTTTTACCTCTACACTTTGGCCTTTGTGTATTCGCCCTCGAAGAACGCCCTGTACG AGTCCCAGCTGAAGGACAATCCCGCCTTCTCCATGCTCAACGACTCGGACGACGACGTGATATACGG GAGTGACTATGAAGAGATGCCCCTGCAGAATGGCCAGGCCATCCGGGCCCAGTACAAGGAGGGGTCTGAGAGTGACTGA
- the TMEM181 gene encoding transmembrane protein 181 isoform X4, producing MRLYTLSKRHFVLVFVVFFICFGLTVFVGIRGPKVIQTSAANFSLNNSKELKPVQILSNPLSTYNQQLWLTCVVELDHSKETAIQTNFTMTVKVDGVGQDGTTMFVHNKVHNRTRTLTCAGKCAEIIVAHLSYLNYTQYTVTVGFKHLKERIKEMNFTWKTYDPAFSHLEIWFRFVFVVLTFVVTCLFAHSLRKFSMRDWSIEQKWMSVLLPLLLLYNDPFLPLSFLVNSWFPGMLDDLFQSVFLCALLLFWLCVYHGIRLQGERKCLTFYLPKFFIVGLLWLACVTLGIWQTINELHDPMYQYRVDTGNFQGMKVFFMVVAAMYILYLLFLIVRACSELRHMPYVDLRLKFLTALTFVVLIISIVILYLRFGAQVLQDNFVAELSTHYQNSAEFLSFYGLLNFYLYTLAFVYSPSKNALYESQLKDNPAFSMLNDSDDDVIYGSDYEEMPLQNGQAIRAQYKEGSESD from the exons ATGAGGCTGTACACGCTCTCCAAGCGCCACTTCGTCCTCGTGTTCGTCGTCTTCTTCATCTGTTTCGGCCTGACCGTCTTCGTCGGGATCAGAG GACCCAAAGTGATCCAGACTTCTGCAGCTAATTTTTCACTAAATAATAGCAAAGAG cTAAAGCCAGTTCAAATACTTTCAAACCCGCTGTCTACATATAATCAGCAACTATGGCTGACATGTGTTGTCGAGTTGGATCATTCAAAAG aaACAGCTATTCAGACCAACTTCACCATGACTGTTAAGGTCGATGGTGTAGGGCAGGACGGGACCACCATGTTCGTTCATAATAAAGTTCACAATCGGACAAGGACCCTCACATGTGCAGGG AAATGTGCAGAAATTATTGTGGCTCACCTCAGCTACTTGAATTACACTCAATATACAGTGACTGTGGGATTCAAACACCTGAAGGAACGCATCAAGGAAATGAACTTCACC TGGAAGACTTACGACCCTGCATTTTCCCACTTGGAAATTTGGTTCCGATTCGTCTTTGTGGTGCTTACCTTCGTTGTCACT TGCCTGTTCGCTCACTCCCTCCGCAAGTTTTCCATGCGAGACTGGAGCATCGAGCAGAAGTGGATGTCCGTTCTCCTGCCTCTGCTGCTGCTTTACAACG ACCCGTTCTTGCCCCTCTCCTTCCTGGTGAACAGCTGGTTCCCGGGAATGCTGGATGACCTCTTCCAGTCTGTGTTCCTGTGTGCCCTGCTGCTCTTCTGGCTGTGCGTGTACCACGGGATCCGGCTGCAG ggggaaaGGAAGTGCTTGACTTTCTATTTGCCTAAATTCTTCATTGTTGGACTATTGTGGTTGGCCTGTGTTACCCTCGGAATATGGCAGAC AATTAATGAATTACATGATCCAATGTACCAGTATCGAGTTGACACAGGAAATTTTCAG GGAATGAAGGTTTTCTTCATGGTGGTGGCCGCCATGTACATCTTATACCTTTTGTTCCTGATCGTGCGGGCCTGCTCCGAGCTGCGGCACATGCCTTATGTAG atCTCAGGTTGAAATTTTTGACAGCATTGACTTTTGTAGTGCTTATCATTAG CATCGTCATCCTTTATTTAAGGTTCGGAGCACAAGTATTACAAGACAATTTTGTAGCTGAACTGTCAACTCACTACCAGAATT CAGCTGAATTCTTATCTTTCTACGGCTTGTTGAACTTTTACCTCTACACTTTGGCCTTTGTGTATTCGCCCTCGAAGAACGCCCTGTACG AGTCCCAGCTGAAGGACAATCCCGCCTTCTCCATGCTCAACGACTCGGACGACGACGTGATATACGG GAGTGACTATGAAGAGATGCCCCTGCAGAATGGCCAGGCCATCCGGGCCCAGTACAAGGAGGGGTCTGAGAGTGACTGA
- the TMEM181 gene encoding transmembrane protein 181 isoform X2, with translation MKDDVAFTVYQVLRRHFIKPRQLAELHQKQTPGEGQAELHHDGLAPMRLYTLSKRHFVLVFVVFFICFGLTVFVGIRGPKVIQTSAANFSLNNSKELKPVQILSNPLSTYNQQLWLTCVVELDHSKETAIQTNFTMTVKVDGVGQDGTTMFVHNKVHNRTRTLTCAGKCAEIIVAHLSYLNYTQYTVTVGFKHLKERIKEMNFTWKTYDPAFSHLEIWFRFVFVVLTFVVTCLFAHSLRKFSMRDWSIEQKWMSVLLPLLLLYNDPFLPLSFLVNSWFPGMLDDLFQSVFLCALLLFWLCVYHGIRLQGERKCLTFYLPKFFIVGLLWLACVTLGIWQTINELHDPMYQYRVDTGNFQGMKVFFMVVAAMYILYLLFLIVRACSELRHMPYVDLRLKFLTALTFVVLIISIVILYLRFGAQVLQDNFVAELSTHYQNSAEFLSFYGLLNFYLYTLAFVYSPSKNALYESQLKDNPAFSMLNDSDDDVIYGSDYEEMPLQNGQAIRAQYKEGSESD, from the exons AAAACCGCGGCAGCTTGCGGAGTTGCATCAAAAGCAGACCCCAGGTGAAGGCCAGGCTGAGCTTCACCACGACGG GCTGGCGCCCATGAGGCTGTACACGCTCTCCAAGCGCCACTTCGTCCTCGTGTTCGTCGTCTTCTTCATCTGTTTCGGCCTGACCGTCTTCGTCGGGATCAGAG GACCCAAAGTGATCCAGACTTCTGCAGCTAATTTTTCACTAAATAATAGCAAAGAG cTAAAGCCAGTTCAAATACTTTCAAACCCGCTGTCTACATATAATCAGCAACTATGGCTGACATGTGTTGTCGAGTTGGATCATTCAAAAG aaACAGCTATTCAGACCAACTTCACCATGACTGTTAAGGTCGATGGTGTAGGGCAGGACGGGACCACCATGTTCGTTCATAATAAAGTTCACAATCGGACAAGGACCCTCACATGTGCAGGG AAATGTGCAGAAATTATTGTGGCTCACCTCAGCTACTTGAATTACACTCAATATACAGTGACTGTGGGATTCAAACACCTGAAGGAACGCATCAAGGAAATGAACTTCACC TGGAAGACTTACGACCCTGCATTTTCCCACTTGGAAATTTGGTTCCGATTCGTCTTTGTGGTGCTTACCTTCGTTGTCACT TGCCTGTTCGCTCACTCCCTCCGCAAGTTTTCCATGCGAGACTGGAGCATCGAGCAGAAGTGGATGTCCGTTCTCCTGCCTCTGCTGCTGCTTTACAACG ACCCGTTCTTGCCCCTCTCCTTCCTGGTGAACAGCTGGTTCCCGGGAATGCTGGATGACCTCTTCCAGTCTGTGTTCCTGTGTGCCCTGCTGCTCTTCTGGCTGTGCGTGTACCACGGGATCCGGCTGCAG ggggaaaGGAAGTGCTTGACTTTCTATTTGCCTAAATTCTTCATTGTTGGACTATTGTGGTTGGCCTGTGTTACCCTCGGAATATGGCAGAC AATTAATGAATTACATGATCCAATGTACCAGTATCGAGTTGACACAGGAAATTTTCAG GGAATGAAGGTTTTCTTCATGGTGGTGGCCGCCATGTACATCTTATACCTTTTGTTCCTGATCGTGCGGGCCTGCTCCGAGCTGCGGCACATGCCTTATGTAG atCTCAGGTTGAAATTTTTGACAGCATTGACTTTTGTAGTGCTTATCATTAG CATCGTCATCCTTTATTTAAGGTTCGGAGCACAAGTATTACAAGACAATTTTGTAGCTGAACTGTCAACTCACTACCAGAATT CAGCTGAATTCTTATCTTTCTACGGCTTGTTGAACTTTTACCTCTACACTTTGGCCTTTGTGTATTCGCCCTCGAAGAACGCCCTGTACG AGTCCCAGCTGAAGGACAATCCCGCCTTCTCCATGCTCAACGACTCGGACGACGACGTGATATACGG GAGTGACTATGAAGAGATGCCCCTGCAGAATGGCCAGGCCATCCGGGCCCAGTACAAGGAGGGGTCTGAGAGTGACTGA